In Mesoplodon densirostris isolate mMesDen1 chromosome 5, mMesDen1 primary haplotype, whole genome shotgun sequence, a single window of DNA contains:
- the CLCN2 gene encoding chloride channel protein 2 isoform X5 produces MKTILRGVVLKEYLTLKTFVAKVIGLTCALGSGMPLGKEGPFVHIASMCAALLSKFLSLFGGIYENESRNTEMLAAACAVGVGCCFAAPIGGVLFSIEVTSTFFAVRNYWRGFFAATFSAFIFRVLAVWNRDEETITALFKTRFRLDFPFDLQELPAFAVIGIASGFGGALFVYLNRKIVQVMRKQKTINRFLMKKRLLFPALVTLLISTLTFPPGFGQFMAGQLSQKETLVTLFDNRTWVRQGLMEELEPPGTSQAWNPPRANVFLTLVIFILMKFWMSALATTIPVPCGAFMPVFVIGAAFGRLVGESMAAWFPDGIHTDGSTYRIVPGGYAVVGAAALAGAVTHTVSTAVIVFELTGQIAHILPVMIAVILANAVAQSLQPSLYDSIIRIKKLPYLPELGWGRHQQYRVRVEDIMVRDVPHVALSCTFRDLRLALHRTKGRVLALVESPESMILLGSIECSQVVALLGAQLSPARRRQYMQERRAARTSSPSDQESPPSPETSLLFQVNTEDSGFPAARGETHKPLKPALKRGPSNTMNLKESPTGNMEQAGIALRSLFCGSPPPEPASELEKSEKCDKRKPKRVRISLASDSDLEGEMTPEEILEWEEQQLDEPVNFSDCKIDPAPFQLVERTSLHKTHTIFSLLGVDHAYVTSIGRLIGIVTLKELRKAIEGSVTAQGVKVRPPLASFRDSATSSSDTETTEVHALWGPRSRHGLPREGSPSDSDDKCQ; encoded by the exons ATGAAGACCATCTTGCGGGGAGTGGTGCTCAAGGAATACCTCACCCTCAAGACCTTCGTAGCTAAGGTTATCGGGCTGacctgtgccctcggcagtggGATGCCCCTTGGCAAAGAA ggCCCTTTTGTGCATATCGCAAGCATGTGTGCTGCTCTTCTCAGCAAGTTCCTCTCCCTGTTCGGGGGCATCTATGAG AACGAATCCCGGAACACAGAGATGCTGGCCGCCGCCTGTGCCGTGGGAGTGGGCTGCTGCTTTGCGGCACCCATTGGAG GTGTGCTCTTCAGCATCGAGGTCACCTCTACCTTCTTCGCTGTGCGGAACTACTGGCGGGGCTTCTTTGCCGCCACCTTCAGCGCCTTCATCTTCCGGGTCCTGGCAGTCTGGAACCGTGATGAAG AGACCATTACGGCTCTCTTCAAAACCCGGTTCCGGCTTGACTTCCCCTTCGACCTCCAGGAGCTGCCGGCCTTTGCCGTCATTGG TATTGCAAGTGGCTTCGGGGGAGCGCTCTTTGTCTACCTGAACCGGAAGATTGTCCAGGTCATGAGGAAGCAGAAGACCATCAACCGTTTCCTCATGAAGAA ACGCCTGCTCTTCCCGGCTCTGGTGACCCTGCTCATCTCTACTCTGACCTTCCCCCCTGGCTTTGGACAGTTCATGGCCGGACAG CTCTCACAGAAAGAGACACTGGTCACCCTGTTTGACAACCGGACGTGGGTCCGCCAGGGCCTGATGGAGGAGCTTGAGCCACCCGGAACCTCACAGGCCTGGAACCCACCACGTGCCAATGTCTTCCTCACCCTGGTCATCTTCATTCTCATGAAG TTCTGGATGTCTGCACTGGCCACCACCATCCCAGTGCCCTGCGGGGCCTTCATGCCTGTCTTTGTCATTG GAGCAGCATTTGGGCGTCTGGTGGGCGAAAGCATGGCTGCCTGGTTCCCAGACGGGATTCACACAGACGGCAGCACTTACCGGATCGTGCCAGGAGGCTATGCAGTGGTGG GGGCGGCTGCGCTGGCAGGAGCAGTGACACACACAGTGTCCACGGCCGTGATCGTGTTCGAGCTCACAGGCCAGATCGCCCACATCCTGCCTGTTATGATCGCCGTCATCCTGGCCAACGCGGTTGCCCAGAGCCTACAGCCCTCGCTCTACGACAGCATCATCCGAATCAAGAAACTGCCCTATCTGCCTGAGCTGGGCTGGGGCCGCCACCA GCAGTACCGGGTGCGAGTGGAGGACATCATGGTGCGGGATGTTCCCCACGTGGCCCTCAGCTGCACCTTCCGGGACCTGCGGTTGGCACTGCACAGGACCAAGGGCCGCGTGCTGGCCCTAGTAGAGTCCCCTG AGTCCATGATCCTCCTGGGCTCCATCGAGTGCTCACAGGTGGTGGCATTGCTGGGGgctcagctgagcccagcccgCCGGCGGCAGTACATGCAGGAGCGTCGAGCTGCCCGGACCTCTTCCCCCTCCGATCAGGAGAGTCCCCCCAGCCCTGAGACCTCCCTCCTCTTCCAG GTGAACACAgaagactcgggcttccctgcaGCACGGGGGGAGACTCACAAGCCCCTGAAGCCTGCTCTCAAGAGGGGGCCCAGCAACACCATGAACCTCAAGGAGAGTCCCACAG GGAACATGGAGCAGGCAGGCATCGCCCTCAGAAGCCTCTTCTGTGGCAGTCCGCCCCCTGAGCCTGCTTCAGAG TTGGAGAAGTCGGAAAAATGTGACAAACGCAAGCCGAAGCGGGTCCGAATTTCCTTGGCG aGTGACTCAGACCTGGAAGGCGAGATGACCCCTGAGGAG ATTCTAGAGTGGGAGGAGCAGCAACTAGATGAACCTGTCAACTTCAGCGACTGCAAAATTGACCCTGCCCCCTTCCAGCTGGTGGAGCGGACCTCTTTGCACAAG ACTCACACCATCTTCTCACTGCTGGGAGTGGACCATGCTTACGTCACCAGTATTGGCAGACTCATTGGAATTGTCACCCTAAAGGAG CTCCGGAAGGCTATCGAGGGCTCTGTCACAGCACAGGGTGTGAAAGTCCGGCCGCCCCTTGCCAGCTTCCGAGACAGTGCCACCAGCAGCAGTGACACAGAGACCACCGAGGTGCATGCACTCTGGGGGCCCCGCTCCCGCCACGGCCTCCCCCGGGAGGGCAGTCCTTCTGACAGCGACGACAAGTGCCAGTGA
- the CLCN2 gene encoding chloride channel protein 2 isoform X1 — protein sequence MAAAAGAAAAEEGMEPRALQYEQTLMYGRYTQDLGAFAKEEAARIRLGGPEPWRGPPSPRAAPELLEYGQSHCTRCRICTVHCHKFLVSRVGEDWIFLVLLGLLMALVSWAMDYAIAACLQAQQWMSRGLNTNLLLQYLAWVTYPVVLITFSAGFTQILAPQAVGSGIPEMKTILRGVVLKEYLTLKTFVAKVIGLTCALGSGMPLGKEGPFVHIASMCAALLSKFLSLFGGIYENESRNTEMLAAACAVGVGCCFAAPIGGVLFSIEVTSTFFAVRNYWRGFFAATFSAFIFRVLAVWNRDEETITALFKTRFRLDFPFDLQELPAFAVIGIASGFGGALFVYLNRKIVQVMRKQKTINRFLMKKRLLFPALVTLLISTLTFPPGFGQFMAGQLSQKETLVTLFDNRTWVRQGLMEELEPPGTSQAWNPPRANVFLTLVIFILMKFWMSALATTIPVPCGAFMPVFVIGAAFGRLVGESMAAWFPDGIHTDGSTYRIVPGGYAVVGAAALAGAVTHTVSTAVIVFELTGQIAHILPVMIAVILANAVAQSLQPSLYDSIIRIKKLPYLPELGWGRHQQYRVRVEDIMVRDVPHVALSCTFRDLRLALHRTKGRVLALVESPESMILLGSIECSQVVALLGAQLSPARRRQYMQERRAARTSSPSDQESPPSPETSLLFQVNTEDSGFPAARGETHKPLKPALKRGPSNTMNLKESPTGNMEQAGIALRSLFCGSPPPEPASELEKSEKCDKRKPKRVRISLASDSDLEGEMTPEEILEWEEQQLDEPVNFSDCKIDPAPFQLVERTSLHKTHTIFSLLGVDHAYVTSIGRLIGIVTLKELRKAIEGSVTAQGVKVRPPLASFRDSATSSSDTETTEVHALWGPRSRHGLPREGSPSDSDDKCQ from the exons atggcggcggcggcgggggcggcggcggcggaggaagGGATGGAGCCACGGGCGCTGCAGTACGAGCAGACCCTG ATGTATGGCCGGTATACTCAGGACCTTGGGGCCTTTGCCAAAGAGGAAGCTGCTCGGATCCGTCTGGGAGGGCCTGAGCCCTGGAGGGGTCCACCTTCCCCTCGGGCTGCCCCAGAGCTTCTGGAATACGGACAGAGCCATTGCACCCGATGCCGTA tCTGTACTGTACACTGCCATAAGTTCCTAGTGTCCAGGGTTGGTGAAGACTGGATCTTCCTGGTCCTGCTGGGGCTCCTCATGGCACTGGTCAGCTGGGCCATGGACTATGCCATCGCTGCCTGCCTGCAGG CTCAACAGTGGATGTCCCGGGGCTTGAACACTAACCTCTTACTCCAGTATCTGGCCTGGGTCACCTACCCCGTCGTCCTCATCACTTTCTCTGCCGGATTCACACAGATCCTGGCTCCTCAGGCTGTCG GGTCCGGCATCCCCGAGATGAAGACCATCTTGCGGGGAGTGGTGCTCAAGGAATACCTCACCCTCAAGACCTTCGTAGCTAAGGTTATCGGGCTGacctgtgccctcggcagtggGATGCCCCTTGGCAAAGAA ggCCCTTTTGTGCATATCGCAAGCATGTGTGCTGCTCTTCTCAGCAAGTTCCTCTCCCTGTTCGGGGGCATCTATGAG AACGAATCCCGGAACACAGAGATGCTGGCCGCCGCCTGTGCCGTGGGAGTGGGCTGCTGCTTTGCGGCACCCATTGGAG GTGTGCTCTTCAGCATCGAGGTCACCTCTACCTTCTTCGCTGTGCGGAACTACTGGCGGGGCTTCTTTGCCGCCACCTTCAGCGCCTTCATCTTCCGGGTCCTGGCAGTCTGGAACCGTGATGAAG AGACCATTACGGCTCTCTTCAAAACCCGGTTCCGGCTTGACTTCCCCTTCGACCTCCAGGAGCTGCCGGCCTTTGCCGTCATTGG TATTGCAAGTGGCTTCGGGGGAGCGCTCTTTGTCTACCTGAACCGGAAGATTGTCCAGGTCATGAGGAAGCAGAAGACCATCAACCGTTTCCTCATGAAGAA ACGCCTGCTCTTCCCGGCTCTGGTGACCCTGCTCATCTCTACTCTGACCTTCCCCCCTGGCTTTGGACAGTTCATGGCCGGACAG CTCTCACAGAAAGAGACACTGGTCACCCTGTTTGACAACCGGACGTGGGTCCGCCAGGGCCTGATGGAGGAGCTTGAGCCACCCGGAACCTCACAGGCCTGGAACCCACCACGTGCCAATGTCTTCCTCACCCTGGTCATCTTCATTCTCATGAAG TTCTGGATGTCTGCACTGGCCACCACCATCCCAGTGCCCTGCGGGGCCTTCATGCCTGTCTTTGTCATTG GAGCAGCATTTGGGCGTCTGGTGGGCGAAAGCATGGCTGCCTGGTTCCCAGACGGGATTCACACAGACGGCAGCACTTACCGGATCGTGCCAGGAGGCTATGCAGTGGTGG GGGCGGCTGCGCTGGCAGGAGCAGTGACACACACAGTGTCCACGGCCGTGATCGTGTTCGAGCTCACAGGCCAGATCGCCCACATCCTGCCTGTTATGATCGCCGTCATCCTGGCCAACGCGGTTGCCCAGAGCCTACAGCCCTCGCTCTACGACAGCATCATCCGAATCAAGAAACTGCCCTATCTGCCTGAGCTGGGCTGGGGCCGCCACCA GCAGTACCGGGTGCGAGTGGAGGACATCATGGTGCGGGATGTTCCCCACGTGGCCCTCAGCTGCACCTTCCGGGACCTGCGGTTGGCACTGCACAGGACCAAGGGCCGCGTGCTGGCCCTAGTAGAGTCCCCTG AGTCCATGATCCTCCTGGGCTCCATCGAGTGCTCACAGGTGGTGGCATTGCTGGGGgctcagctgagcccagcccgCCGGCGGCAGTACATGCAGGAGCGTCGAGCTGCCCGGACCTCTTCCCCCTCCGATCAGGAGAGTCCCCCCAGCCCTGAGACCTCCCTCCTCTTCCAG GTGAACACAgaagactcgggcttccctgcaGCACGGGGGGAGACTCACAAGCCCCTGAAGCCTGCTCTCAAGAGGGGGCCCAGCAACACCATGAACCTCAAGGAGAGTCCCACAG GGAACATGGAGCAGGCAGGCATCGCCCTCAGAAGCCTCTTCTGTGGCAGTCCGCCCCCTGAGCCTGCTTCAGAG TTGGAGAAGTCGGAAAAATGTGACAAACGCAAGCCGAAGCGGGTCCGAATTTCCTTGGCG aGTGACTCAGACCTGGAAGGCGAGATGACCCCTGAGGAG ATTCTAGAGTGGGAGGAGCAGCAACTAGATGAACCTGTCAACTTCAGCGACTGCAAAATTGACCCTGCCCCCTTCCAGCTGGTGGAGCGGACCTCTTTGCACAAG ACTCACACCATCTTCTCACTGCTGGGAGTGGACCATGCTTACGTCACCAGTATTGGCAGACTCATTGGAATTGTCACCCTAAAGGAG CTCCGGAAGGCTATCGAGGGCTCTGTCACAGCACAGGGTGTGAAAGTCCGGCCGCCCCTTGCCAGCTTCCGAGACAGTGCCACCAGCAGCAGTGACACAGAGACCACCGAGGTGCATGCACTCTGGGGGCCCCGCTCCCGCCACGGCCTCCCCCGGGAGGGCAGTCCTTCTGACAGCGACGACAAGTGCCAGTGA
- the CLCN2 gene encoding chloride channel protein 2 isoform X4: protein MPYLPFFPSLLPVCTVHCHKFLVSRVGEDWIFLVLLGLLMALVSWAMDYAIAACLQAQQWMSRGLNTNLLLQYLAWVTYPVVLITFSAGFTQILAPQAVGSGIPEMKTILRGVVLKEYLTLKTFVAKVIGLTCALGSGMPLGKEGPFVHIASMCAALLSKFLSLFGGIYENESRNTEMLAAACAVGVGCCFAAPIGGVLFSIEVTSTFFAVRNYWRGFFAATFSAFIFRVLAVWNRDEETITALFKTRFRLDFPFDLQELPAFAVIGIASGFGGALFVYLNRKIVQVMRKQKTINRFLMKKRLLFPALVTLLISTLTFPPGFGQFMAGQLSQKETLVTLFDNRTWVRQGLMEELEPPGTSQAWNPPRANVFLTLVIFILMKFWMSALATTIPVPCGAFMPVFVIGAAFGRLVGESMAAWFPDGIHTDGSTYRIVPGGYAVVGAAALAGAVTHTVSTAVIVFELTGQIAHILPVMIAVILANAVAQSLQPSLYDSIIRIKKLPYLPELGWGRHQQYRVRVEDIMVRDVPHVALSCTFRDLRLALHRTKGRVLALVESPESMILLGSIECSQVVALLGAQLSPARRRQYMQERRAARTSSPSDQESPPSPETSLLFQVNTEDSGFPAARGETHKPLKPALKRGPSNTMNLKESPTGNMEQAGIALRSLFCGSPPPEPASELEKSEKCDKRKPKRVRISLASDSDLEGEMTPEEILEWEEQQLDEPVNFSDCKIDPAPFQLVERTSLHKTHTIFSLLGVDHAYVTSIGRLIGIVTLKELRKAIEGSVTAQGVKVRPPLASFRDSATSSSDTETTEVHALWGPRSRHGLPREGSPSDSDDKCQ, encoded by the exons ATGCCGTA CctccccttcttcccttccctgctcccagtCTGTACTGTACACTGCCATAAGTTCCTAGTGTCCAGGGTTGGTGAAGACTGGATCTTCCTGGTCCTGCTGGGGCTCCTCATGGCACTGGTCAGCTGGGCCATGGACTATGCCATCGCTGCCTGCCTGCAGG CTCAACAGTGGATGTCCCGGGGCTTGAACACTAACCTCTTACTCCAGTATCTGGCCTGGGTCACCTACCCCGTCGTCCTCATCACTTTCTCTGCCGGATTCACACAGATCCTGGCTCCTCAGGCTGTCG GGTCCGGCATCCCCGAGATGAAGACCATCTTGCGGGGAGTGGTGCTCAAGGAATACCTCACCCTCAAGACCTTCGTAGCTAAGGTTATCGGGCTGacctgtgccctcggcagtggGATGCCCCTTGGCAAAGAA ggCCCTTTTGTGCATATCGCAAGCATGTGTGCTGCTCTTCTCAGCAAGTTCCTCTCCCTGTTCGGGGGCATCTATGAG AACGAATCCCGGAACACAGAGATGCTGGCCGCCGCCTGTGCCGTGGGAGTGGGCTGCTGCTTTGCGGCACCCATTGGAG GTGTGCTCTTCAGCATCGAGGTCACCTCTACCTTCTTCGCTGTGCGGAACTACTGGCGGGGCTTCTTTGCCGCCACCTTCAGCGCCTTCATCTTCCGGGTCCTGGCAGTCTGGAACCGTGATGAAG AGACCATTACGGCTCTCTTCAAAACCCGGTTCCGGCTTGACTTCCCCTTCGACCTCCAGGAGCTGCCGGCCTTTGCCGTCATTGG TATTGCAAGTGGCTTCGGGGGAGCGCTCTTTGTCTACCTGAACCGGAAGATTGTCCAGGTCATGAGGAAGCAGAAGACCATCAACCGTTTCCTCATGAAGAA ACGCCTGCTCTTCCCGGCTCTGGTGACCCTGCTCATCTCTACTCTGACCTTCCCCCCTGGCTTTGGACAGTTCATGGCCGGACAG CTCTCACAGAAAGAGACACTGGTCACCCTGTTTGACAACCGGACGTGGGTCCGCCAGGGCCTGATGGAGGAGCTTGAGCCACCCGGAACCTCACAGGCCTGGAACCCACCACGTGCCAATGTCTTCCTCACCCTGGTCATCTTCATTCTCATGAAG TTCTGGATGTCTGCACTGGCCACCACCATCCCAGTGCCCTGCGGGGCCTTCATGCCTGTCTTTGTCATTG GAGCAGCATTTGGGCGTCTGGTGGGCGAAAGCATGGCTGCCTGGTTCCCAGACGGGATTCACACAGACGGCAGCACTTACCGGATCGTGCCAGGAGGCTATGCAGTGGTGG GGGCGGCTGCGCTGGCAGGAGCAGTGACACACACAGTGTCCACGGCCGTGATCGTGTTCGAGCTCACAGGCCAGATCGCCCACATCCTGCCTGTTATGATCGCCGTCATCCTGGCCAACGCGGTTGCCCAGAGCCTACAGCCCTCGCTCTACGACAGCATCATCCGAATCAAGAAACTGCCCTATCTGCCTGAGCTGGGCTGGGGCCGCCACCA GCAGTACCGGGTGCGAGTGGAGGACATCATGGTGCGGGATGTTCCCCACGTGGCCCTCAGCTGCACCTTCCGGGACCTGCGGTTGGCACTGCACAGGACCAAGGGCCGCGTGCTGGCCCTAGTAGAGTCCCCTG AGTCCATGATCCTCCTGGGCTCCATCGAGTGCTCACAGGTGGTGGCATTGCTGGGGgctcagctgagcccagcccgCCGGCGGCAGTACATGCAGGAGCGTCGAGCTGCCCGGACCTCTTCCCCCTCCGATCAGGAGAGTCCCCCCAGCCCTGAGACCTCCCTCCTCTTCCAG GTGAACACAgaagactcgggcttccctgcaGCACGGGGGGAGACTCACAAGCCCCTGAAGCCTGCTCTCAAGAGGGGGCCCAGCAACACCATGAACCTCAAGGAGAGTCCCACAG GGAACATGGAGCAGGCAGGCATCGCCCTCAGAAGCCTCTTCTGTGGCAGTCCGCCCCCTGAGCCTGCTTCAGAG TTGGAGAAGTCGGAAAAATGTGACAAACGCAAGCCGAAGCGGGTCCGAATTTCCTTGGCG aGTGACTCAGACCTGGAAGGCGAGATGACCCCTGAGGAG ATTCTAGAGTGGGAGGAGCAGCAACTAGATGAACCTGTCAACTTCAGCGACTGCAAAATTGACCCTGCCCCCTTCCAGCTGGTGGAGCGGACCTCTTTGCACAAG ACTCACACCATCTTCTCACTGCTGGGAGTGGACCATGCTTACGTCACCAGTATTGGCAGACTCATTGGAATTGTCACCCTAAAGGAG CTCCGGAAGGCTATCGAGGGCTCTGTCACAGCACAGGGTGTGAAAGTCCGGCCGCCCCTTGCCAGCTTCCGAGACAGTGCCACCAGCAGCAGTGACACAGAGACCACCGAGGTGCATGCACTCTGGGGGCCCCGCTCCCGCCACGGCCTCCCCCGGGAGGGCAGTCCTTCTGACAGCGACGACAAGTGCCAGTGA
- the CLCN2 gene encoding chloride channel protein 2 isoform X3, giving the protein MAAAAGAAAAEEGMEPRALQYEQTLMYGRYTQDLGAFAKEEAARIRLGGPEPWRGPPSPRAAPELLEYGQSHCTRCRICTVHCHKFLVSRVGEDWIFLVLLGLLMALVSWAMDYAIAACLQGSGIPEMKTILRGVVLKEYLTLKTFVAKVIGLTCALGSGMPLGKEGPFVHIASMCAALLSKFLSLFGGIYENESRNTEMLAAACAVGVGCCFAAPIGGVLFSIEVTSTFFAVRNYWRGFFAATFSAFIFRVLAVWNRDEETITALFKTRFRLDFPFDLQELPAFAVIGIASGFGGALFVYLNRKIVQVMRKQKTINRFLMKKRLLFPALVTLLISTLTFPPGFGQFMAGQLSQKETLVTLFDNRTWVRQGLMEELEPPGTSQAWNPPRANVFLTLVIFILMKFWMSALATTIPVPCGAFMPVFVIGAAFGRLVGESMAAWFPDGIHTDGSTYRIVPGGYAVVGAAALAGAVTHTVSTAVIVFELTGQIAHILPVMIAVILANAVAQSLQPSLYDSIIRIKKLPYLPELGWGRHQQYRVRVEDIMVRDVPHVALSCTFRDLRLALHRTKGRVLALVESPESMILLGSIECSQVVALLGAQLSPARRRQYMQERRAARTSSPSDQESPPSPETSLLFQVNTEDSGFPAARGETHKPLKPALKRGPSNTMNLKESPTGNMEQAGIALRSLFCGSPPPEPASELEKSEKCDKRKPKRVRISLASDSDLEGEMTPEEILEWEEQQLDEPVNFSDCKIDPAPFQLVERTSLHKTHTIFSLLGVDHAYVTSIGRLIGIVTLKELRKAIEGSVTAQGVKVRPPLASFRDSATSSSDTETTEVHALWGPRSRHGLPREGSPSDSDDKCQ; this is encoded by the exons atggcggcggcggcgggggcggcggcggcggaggaagGGATGGAGCCACGGGCGCTGCAGTACGAGCAGACCCTG ATGTATGGCCGGTATACTCAGGACCTTGGGGCCTTTGCCAAAGAGGAAGCTGCTCGGATCCGTCTGGGAGGGCCTGAGCCCTGGAGGGGTCCACCTTCCCCTCGGGCTGCCCCAGAGCTTCTGGAATACGGACAGAGCCATTGCACCCGATGCCGTA tCTGTACTGTACACTGCCATAAGTTCCTAGTGTCCAGGGTTGGTGAAGACTGGATCTTCCTGGTCCTGCTGGGGCTCCTCATGGCACTGGTCAGCTGGGCCATGGACTATGCCATCGCTGCCTGCCTGCAGG GGTCCGGCATCCCCGAGATGAAGACCATCTTGCGGGGAGTGGTGCTCAAGGAATACCTCACCCTCAAGACCTTCGTAGCTAAGGTTATCGGGCTGacctgtgccctcggcagtggGATGCCCCTTGGCAAAGAA ggCCCTTTTGTGCATATCGCAAGCATGTGTGCTGCTCTTCTCAGCAAGTTCCTCTCCCTGTTCGGGGGCATCTATGAG AACGAATCCCGGAACACAGAGATGCTGGCCGCCGCCTGTGCCGTGGGAGTGGGCTGCTGCTTTGCGGCACCCATTGGAG GTGTGCTCTTCAGCATCGAGGTCACCTCTACCTTCTTCGCTGTGCGGAACTACTGGCGGGGCTTCTTTGCCGCCACCTTCAGCGCCTTCATCTTCCGGGTCCTGGCAGTCTGGAACCGTGATGAAG AGACCATTACGGCTCTCTTCAAAACCCGGTTCCGGCTTGACTTCCCCTTCGACCTCCAGGAGCTGCCGGCCTTTGCCGTCATTGG TATTGCAAGTGGCTTCGGGGGAGCGCTCTTTGTCTACCTGAACCGGAAGATTGTCCAGGTCATGAGGAAGCAGAAGACCATCAACCGTTTCCTCATGAAGAA ACGCCTGCTCTTCCCGGCTCTGGTGACCCTGCTCATCTCTACTCTGACCTTCCCCCCTGGCTTTGGACAGTTCATGGCCGGACAG CTCTCACAGAAAGAGACACTGGTCACCCTGTTTGACAACCGGACGTGGGTCCGCCAGGGCCTGATGGAGGAGCTTGAGCCACCCGGAACCTCACAGGCCTGGAACCCACCACGTGCCAATGTCTTCCTCACCCTGGTCATCTTCATTCTCATGAAG TTCTGGATGTCTGCACTGGCCACCACCATCCCAGTGCCCTGCGGGGCCTTCATGCCTGTCTTTGTCATTG GAGCAGCATTTGGGCGTCTGGTGGGCGAAAGCATGGCTGCCTGGTTCCCAGACGGGATTCACACAGACGGCAGCACTTACCGGATCGTGCCAGGAGGCTATGCAGTGGTGG GGGCGGCTGCGCTGGCAGGAGCAGTGACACACACAGTGTCCACGGCCGTGATCGTGTTCGAGCTCACAGGCCAGATCGCCCACATCCTGCCTGTTATGATCGCCGTCATCCTGGCCAACGCGGTTGCCCAGAGCCTACAGCCCTCGCTCTACGACAGCATCATCCGAATCAAGAAACTGCCCTATCTGCCTGAGCTGGGCTGGGGCCGCCACCA GCAGTACCGGGTGCGAGTGGAGGACATCATGGTGCGGGATGTTCCCCACGTGGCCCTCAGCTGCACCTTCCGGGACCTGCGGTTGGCACTGCACAGGACCAAGGGCCGCGTGCTGGCCCTAGTAGAGTCCCCTG AGTCCATGATCCTCCTGGGCTCCATCGAGTGCTCACAGGTGGTGGCATTGCTGGGGgctcagctgagcccagcccgCCGGCGGCAGTACATGCAGGAGCGTCGAGCTGCCCGGACCTCTTCCCCCTCCGATCAGGAGAGTCCCCCCAGCCCTGAGACCTCCCTCCTCTTCCAG GTGAACACAgaagactcgggcttccctgcaGCACGGGGGGAGACTCACAAGCCCCTGAAGCCTGCTCTCAAGAGGGGGCCCAGCAACACCATGAACCTCAAGGAGAGTCCCACAG GGAACATGGAGCAGGCAGGCATCGCCCTCAGAAGCCTCTTCTGTGGCAGTCCGCCCCCTGAGCCTGCTTCAGAG TTGGAGAAGTCGGAAAAATGTGACAAACGCAAGCCGAAGCGGGTCCGAATTTCCTTGGCG aGTGACTCAGACCTGGAAGGCGAGATGACCCCTGAGGAG ATTCTAGAGTGGGAGGAGCAGCAACTAGATGAACCTGTCAACTTCAGCGACTGCAAAATTGACCCTGCCCCCTTCCAGCTGGTGGAGCGGACCTCTTTGCACAAG ACTCACACCATCTTCTCACTGCTGGGAGTGGACCATGCTTACGTCACCAGTATTGGCAGACTCATTGGAATTGTCACCCTAAAGGAG CTCCGGAAGGCTATCGAGGGCTCTGTCACAGCACAGGGTGTGAAAGTCCGGCCGCCCCTTGCCAGCTTCCGAGACAGTGCCACCAGCAGCAGTGACACAGAGACCACCGAGGTGCATGCACTCTGGGGGCCCCGCTCCCGCCACGGCCTCCCCCGGGAGGGCAGTCCTTCTGACAGCGACGACAAGTGCCAGTGA